One genomic region from Prionailurus bengalensis isolate Pbe53 chromosome C1, Fcat_Pben_1.1_paternal_pri, whole genome shotgun sequence encodes:
- the NXPH2 gene encoding neurexophilin-2: MRLRPLPLVVVPGLLQLLFCESKKVVHATEGLDWEDKDAPGTLVGNVVHSRIINPLRLFVKQSPVPKPGHLAYADSMENFWDWLANVTEVQEPLARTKRRPIVKTGKFKKMFGWGDFHSNIKTVKLNLLITGKIVDHGNGTFSVYFRHNSTGLGNVSVSLVPPSKVVEFEVSPQSTLETKESKSFNCRIEYEKTDRAKKTALCNFDPSKICYQEQTQSHVSWLCSKPFKVICIYIAFYSVDYKLVQKVCPDYNYHSETPYLSSG, from the coding sequence TTATTTTGTGAAAGTAAGAAGGTGGTGCATGCCACAGAGGGGCTGGATTGGGAAGACAAAGATGCTCCGGGGACATTGGTTGGAAACGTGGTGCACTCAAGGATCATCAATCCTCTGCGCCTGTTTGTTAAACAGTCTCCAGTCCCAAAGCCTGGACACTTGGCGTATGCGGACAGCATGGAAAACTTTTGGGATTGGCTGGCCAACGTCACCGAGGTTCAGGAGCCATTGGCAAGAACTAAACGGAGGCCGATAGTAAAAACGGGAAAATTTAAGAAGATGTTCGGATGGGGTGATTTCCATTCCAACATTAAAACTGTCAAACTCAACCTCCTAATCACAGGGAAAATTGTTGACCACGGAAATGGAACCTTCAGTGTTTATTTCCGACATAATTCCACAGGCCTGGGCAATGTTTCAGTGAGTTTGGTACCCCCCTCCAAAGTGGTGGAATTTGAAGTTTCCCCGCAGTCTACCTTGGAGACCAAGGAGTCCAAATCTTTCAATTGTCGCATTGAATATGAAAAAACAGATCGGGCGAAGAAGACTGCCCTGTGCAACTTTGACCCCTCGAAGATCTGCTACCAGGAGCAGACTCAGAGCCATGTGTCTTGGTTGTGCTCCAAACCCTTCAAGGTCATTTGCATTTACATTGCCTTTTACAGTGTTGATTATAAACTTGTGCAGAAAGTCTGTCCTGACTACAATTACCATAGCGAGACTCCATACTTATCTTCTGGCTGA